GAAGCACAGCTCGATGCCGCCGTGGACCAGCCCCTCGGCGTGCAGCCGGCGGCCCACTCCCGCTTCGTCGAGCAGGTCCACCGTGCCCTGCTCGAGCACGCCCGCGCGGATCCGCGACAGCACGTACTCGGCGCTGCGCTGCTCGAGGATGACCGTGTCGATCCCGGCGCGGTGCAGCAGCTGGCCGAGCAGCAGCCCCGCCGGCCCGGCGCCGACGATCGCGACCTGCACGCGCGTGGAGGAACCCTTTTCAGACATCGAAGAACACCGTTTCGTCGTCGCCCTGCATGCGGATGTCGAACCGATACGCGACCCCGGCCGCGTCGTCGGCGCGGCGGGCGACCAGCGTGTGTCGCCGCTCGGCCGGCACGGCTGACAGCACCGGGTCGATCGCGTTGGCCGGCTCGTCGTCGAAGTAGATCCGGGTGAAGGCGTGGCTCAGCATGCCGCGCATCGTGACGATCACCAGCGCGAACGGCGCCTCGCCGCTCGATGCCGCGCCCGGCTTGACCGTGCGGAACTCGAAGCGGTTGTCGGCCTCGGTGCCGGTGCCCATGCGGCCGAAACCGCGAAAGCCGCTGGCCGCGACCTCCTGGGCGGTGGCCGGCCAGCGGCCGGACGCGTCGGCGTGGGCCAGCTCGACCAGCGCGTCGTTGATCGGGTTGCCGTGTCCGTCGAGCACCTGCCCGACGATCCGGATGTGCTGGCCCGGCGTGTCTGCCCGAGCGAGCTCCGGGCCGAACAGGCTGCGCAGCGGGTAGCCGTACTGGGTGCCGGTGAGCCCGTAGGCGAAATAGGGGCCGACGGTCTGCGAGGGGGTCTGCTTCAGGCTCATCGGCTCAGCGCTCCATGGGGGTTTCGCCGCGGCCGCGCAGCACGATGTCGAACTCGTAGCCGAGCGCGAAGTCGGCCTCGGTCACGTCGAGCGAGAAGCGCGAGATCAGCCGGTCGCGGGCGTGCTCGGGCGTGCCCTGGAAGATCGGGTCGTGGGCGAGCAGCGGATCGCCCGGAAAGTACATCTGCGTGACCAGCCGGGTGGCGAAGTGCCTGCCGAACAGCGAGAAGTGGATGTGGTTGGGGCGCCAGGCGTTCGGGTGGTTGCCCCACGGATAGGCGCCCGGCTTCACGGTCATGAAGCGATAGCGGCCTTCGGAATCGGTCAGGCAGCGCCCGGCGCCGAGGAAGTTCGGGTCGAGCGGCGCGTCGTGCTGGTCGACCTTGTGCACGTAGCGGCCGGCAGCGTTCGCCTGCCAGATCTCGACCAGCGTGTCGGTCACCGGCTTGCCGCCCTCGTCGAGCACGCGGCCGGTCACGATGATCCGCTCGCCGAGCGGCTCGCCGTTGCGGCGCGCGTTGCGGGTCAGGTCGTGGTCGAGCGGGCCGAGGTCGTCGTGCCCGTAGACCGGCGCCGCGAGCTCGGCCAGCGCCGGCTTGAGCGGCACCAGCGGCTTCGTCGGGCCGCGCAGCACGGTCGACTTGTACGGCGGATGGATGTAAGCGGGATGGCTTGCCCAGTCGCGCGGGCCGAGCGGCTTGTCGGACGTCATCGGGGAGTCTCCGTGAGCGGTGCCGGGGCTCGGGCATGGATGCCGGCCCCTGGTCGAGCCGGTCGATTCTGAACCGGACGACTGCTCATGTAAATCAACCTTCCTTCAAGTTTTCGATAACATTTCGTCATGGAACTGGACGGCCGGATCAAGTTGCGCCACCTGAACTGCTTCGTGGCGGTGATGCAGCACCGCAACCTGCGACGGGCGGCAGAGTCGCTCGCGGTCAGCCAGCCGGCGGTTTCGAAGACCCTCCGGGAACTCGAGGACGTGCTCGGACTGCGGCTCTTCGAGCGGGGCCGGCGCGGTGCGGCGCCAACGCGCGAAGCCGAGCGGCTGCTGCCCCACGTCTCGACGAGCCTGGCCACGCTGCGCGAGGGCCTGGCCGAGATCGGGCCGCGGGCGACCGCGGTGCGCACCCGGATCGCGATCGGCGCGCTGCCCACGCTGGCGCCCTCGCTGGTTCCCGATGTGGTCGACCGCCTGCGCGCCGCCGGCCTGCCGATCGACCTGCGGATCGAGACCGGCAGCAACGCCGAGCTGCTCGCGCGGCTTCGCGAGGGCCGGCTCGAGCTCGTGCTCGGCCGGCTCAGCGAGCCGGACCGCATGGCAGGCCTCGCCTTCGAGCACCTGTTCGCCGAGCCGCTGGTGCTGGCGGTGCGCCCCGATCATCCGCTGGCCGGCGACGCGAAGCCGTCGCTGGCGCGGGTGCTCGCGCACCCGGTCGTGCTGCCGTTGCCCGACACGATGATCCGCCAGGCCGCCGACAGCCTGCTGGCCGCGCACGGGCTCGGGGCCCCGCCGCTCGCGGTCGAGACGCTGTCGGTGTCGCTCGCGCGGGCCCTGGCCGAGCGAGGCGCGGTGTGGTTCGCCTCGCTCGCGGCGGTGCAGCCCGAGTTGCGCGCGGGCCGCCTGGTGCGCCTGGGCATCGACACGGCGGGCACCGAGGAACCGGTCGGGCTGGTGCTGCGAAGCGCCGGGCCGATCGGCCCGACCGCCAGGCGTGTGATCGCCGCGATCCGGGAAGCGGCTGCCGCCCGCGGGGATGAAGCGGCCGCACGCGGGGACGAGGCAGCCGCCCGAAGGGAAGCCGCGACCGCTCGGGGATAATGTCGGCCTCGCGCCGCGCCGGCCACCTCCTCACTTCCTCACACGACCGACCCGATGGCCCTCGTCTACTTCGTCCGTCACGCCCAGGCCTCCTTCGGCAGCCACGACTACGACCGGCTCTCCGAGCTCGGCCGCCGCCAGGCGCGCTGGCTCGGCGAATGGTTCGCCGAACACGACATCCGCTTCCGGCGCGTGCTGGCCGGCACGCTGCTGCGCCAGCAGGACACCGCGCGCGAGATCCTCGCGGCGACCGGCGGCGATCCCGGGGCCATCCTCACCCATCCCGGGCTCGACGAATATCGCGCCGAGGCGATCTGGAGCGCGCACACCGGCGGCCAGGACCCGATCGCCCACCAGCGCGCCGACTACAAGGGCTACTGGCGGACCTTCCGCGAAGCGATGGAAGCCTGGGCCGACGACCGGCTCACCGGCGTTCCCGAGACCTGGGGCGAGTTCGGCGCGCGGGTCCGCGAGGCGCTCGACGAGGCCGCGCGCGACGCCACGCGCGAGGACGCGCTGCTGGTCGTCAGCTCGGGCGGCGCGATCGGCCGGGCGATCGCCGGCATCGTCGGCAGCCCGTCGAAGGTCGCGATCGAGTTCAACCTGCAGTTCCGCAACACCGGCTTCTGCGAGCTGATCGCCGGTGGCGGCGGGATGCGGATGCTGAGCTTCAACGCGATCCCGCACCTGATGCGGCCCGAGCGCCGCGAGGCGATCACCTTCGCCTGACGGCCAGACAGGTCCACTGCCCCGCGAGGATGCCGAAATGACCGGCTCGCCCGACGCCCGCCATTCTGCTGCCTCGGCGCCCGAGCCCGCGCCGCCGGCCCTCGCGACGATCGTCCAGAGGCCGGCCGGCCGCCCCGGACAGCTGATCCTTTTGTTCCACGCAGCCGGCGCCGACCCCTCGGAAATGCTGCCGCTCGCCCGCCGGCTGGCGGCCGAGTTCCCGCAGGCCTTCGTCGTCAGCGTCGGCGCGCCCGAGACCAGCGCGTCGGAAACCGGGAGGGAATGGTTCGCCGACGAGGATCCGGACGGTCCGGCCCGGTCCGGGCGCGTGGCCGCGGCAATGCCCTGCTTCCTCGCGACGATCCGGCACTGGCAGGAAGTGGCCGGGGTCGCCCCCGAGGCGACCGCGGTCGTCGGTTTCGCGCAGGGCGCGACGATGGCGCTCGAGTGCGCCGGCGAGCGCGAGGCGCCCGCCGGGCGGGTCGTGTCGATCGCAGGCCGCTTCGCGCGCCTGCCCGATCGCGTTCCGGCCGACGCCACCTTCTACATGCTGCACGGCAAGGCCGACGAGGTCGTGCCCTGCGCGCACACGGTGGCCGCCGCCGAGCGGATCGTCGCGCTGGGCGGCGACGTGATCGCCGACGTGATTCCGGCCGCGGGGCATGCGGTCGACGACCGGATCGCCGACCTGCTGATCGAGCGCCTCAGGACCCACATCCCGAAGCGCCACTGGGCTGCCGCGATGCGCGCGACCGGAACAGAGCGTGTGAAGAAATCGTAGCGAGCGGCCCGAGGTCGCGCCGAGAAGCGCAGCCGTACGCAGGAGTACGGCGAGCATCGCAGGTGCGAGATCGGGCCGCGCAGTAGATTTGTTCGCACGCTCTCAGGCGAAGCCGATCTCGACCCGCCTGTTCTTCTTGCCCTCGCTGCGGATCTTCAGCACCCTCACCCGCCCGATCTCGCCGATGTTGCGCACGTGAGTGCCGCCGCAAGGCTGCAGGTCGATGCCGGGAATCCGCAGCAGGCGCACGCGACCCGAGCCGCGCGGCGGCTGCACGCTCATCGTCTTGACCAGCTCCGGCTTGGCGTCGAGCTCCTCGTCGGTGATCCACACGGTCTCGGTGTCGACCGCGCGCCCGATCAACTCGTTGACCTCGCGCTCGATCTTCTCCGCGTCGAGCAGGATCATGTCGATGTCGAAGTCGAGCCGGCCCTTGTCGGGCGCGATGTTGCCGCCGGTGACCGGCGCGACCACCACGCAGGACAGCACGTGCAGGCAGGTGTGGATGCGCATCATCGCGTAGCGGCGGTCCCAGTCGATCTCGGCCGTGACCTCGTCGCCGACCGAGAGCGCGGGCGCGCCGGCCTCGGGGACGTGCACCACGACGTCCAGCCCCTCGCCCTTGCGCGTGTCGGCGATCCGCACCGACACGCCGTCGGCCCGGCGCAGCCAGCCGGTGTCGCCGGCCTGGCCGCCGCCCATCGGGTAGAAGACCGTGCGGTCGAGCTCGTAGCCCCGCTCGGTCGCCGCGGTCACGCGGGCGGTGCAGGACTTCAGGTAGGCGTCGTCGCGAAACAGCAGTTCGGTGGTCATGGATTCGTTCGAAGGAGCGGTCACATCCGGCCGGCGCGGATCGCGTCGAACCAGGCCTCGAGCGCGATCGCCAGCACCGACATCATCAGCGTGGCGCCCAGCATCAGCGACAGGATCGCCACGAACACCGGCGCCCAGCGGTTCGCCGACGCGATGCCGGAAGCCGGGTTGCGGCGGGCGTCCCACTTCTCGTCCGGCGTCAGCGAGATCAGGATCGCCTCG
This genomic window from Zeimonas sediminis contains:
- the pcaG gene encoding protocatechuate 3,4-dioxygenase subunit alpha — its product is MSLKQTPSQTVGPYFAYGLTGTQYGYPLRSLFGPELARADTPGQHIRIVGQVLDGHGNPINDALVELAHADASGRWPATAQEVAASGFRGFGRMGTGTEADNRFEFRTVKPGAASSGEAPFALVIVTMRGMLSHAFTRIYFDDEPANAIDPVLSAVPAERRHTLVARRADDAAGVAYRFDIRMQGDDETVFFDV
- the pcaH gene encoding protocatechuate 3,4-dioxygenase subunit beta, with the translated sequence MTSDKPLGPRDWASHPAYIHPPYKSTVLRGPTKPLVPLKPALAELAAPVYGHDDLGPLDHDLTRNARRNGEPLGERIIVTGRVLDEGGKPVTDTLVEIWQANAAGRYVHKVDQHDAPLDPNFLGAGRCLTDSEGRYRFMTVKPGAYPWGNHPNAWRPNHIHFSLFGRHFATRLVTQMYFPGDPLLAHDPIFQGTPEHARDRLISRFSLDVTEADFALGYEFDIVLRGRGETPMER
- the pcaQ gene encoding pca operon transcription factor PcaQ — translated: MELDGRIKLRHLNCFVAVMQHRNLRRAAESLAVSQPAVSKTLRELEDVLGLRLFERGRRGAAPTREAERLLPHVSTSLATLREGLAEIGPRATAVRTRIAIGALPTLAPSLVPDVVDRLRAAGLPIDLRIETGSNAELLARLREGRLELVLGRLSEPDRMAGLAFEHLFAEPLVLAVRPDHPLAGDAKPSLARVLAHPVVLPLPDTMIRQAADSLLAAHGLGAPPLAVETLSVSLARALAERGAVWFASLAAVQPELRAGRLVRLGIDTAGTEEPVGLVLRSAGPIGPTARRVIAAIREAAAARGDEAAARGDEAAARREAATARG
- a CDS encoding histidine phosphatase family protein; its protein translation is MALVYFVRHAQASFGSHDYDRLSELGRRQARWLGEWFAEHDIRFRRVLAGTLLRQQDTAREILAATGGDPGAILTHPGLDEYRAEAIWSAHTGGQDPIAHQRADYKGYWRTFREAMEAWADDRLTGVPETWGEFGARVREALDEAARDATREDALLVVSSGGAIGRAIAGIVGSPSKVAIEFNLQFRNTGFCELIAGGGGMRMLSFNAIPHLMRPERREAITFA
- the ypfH gene encoding esterase — encoded protein: MTGSPDARHSAASAPEPAPPALATIVQRPAGRPGQLILLFHAAGADPSEMLPLARRLAAEFPQAFVVSVGAPETSASETGREWFADEDPDGPARSGRVAAAMPCFLATIRHWQEVAGVAPEATAVVGFAQGATMALECAGEREAPAGRVVSIAGRFARLPDRVPADATFYMLHGKADEVVPCAHTVAAAERIVALGGDVIADVIPAAGHAVDDRIADLLIERLRTHIPKRHWAAAMRATGTERVKKS
- a CDS encoding alanyl-tRNA editing protein codes for the protein MTTELLFRDDAYLKSCTARVTAATERGYELDRTVFYPMGGGQAGDTGWLRRADGVSVRIADTRKGEGLDVVVHVPEAGAPALSVGDEVTAEIDWDRRYAMMRIHTCLHVLSCVVVAPVTGGNIAPDKGRLDFDIDMILLDAEKIEREVNELIGRAVDTETVWITDEELDAKPELVKTMSVQPPRGSGRVRLLRIPGIDLQPCGGTHVRNIGEIGRVRVLKIRSEGKKNRRVEIGFA